A genome region from Methanophagales archaeon includes the following:
- a CDS encoding sulfatase-like hydrolase/transferase: MTSLLQIAPTIASYFNIHLVSPAHPIEQILKFAYSHYPVPHTVALVVIDSLDLELYYELGNELRTVHELVEQGGLLFECDTVSNHTTPAIASILTGLEPESHGIFTSDDVGKSKIKSILELMEEEGKQTGAVIEREGAKPLIGKLSYVYGVKDREGMDIIEYDKMVKEHTISILRNGQSVQMVFSHVRTIDRFAHRSWDLHLAATVTERNVNEIADAVAAREGLLLICGDHQAHLRNRGSRGVGKVPLIVAAPHDIKPASTSNKK; the protein is encoded by the coding sequence ATGACCTCCTTATTACAGATAGCACCTACAATAGCCTCGTACTTCAACATCCATCTTGTATCGCCCGCCCATCCGATCGAGCAGATACTCAAATTCGCATATTCCCATTATCCTGTTCCACATACAGTTGCACTGGTGGTGATAGACAGCCTGGATCTCGAGCTTTATTACGAGCTTGGTAATGAATTGAGAACCGTACACGAACTTGTAGAACAGGGCGGGCTTCTATTCGAGTGTGATACTGTAAGTAACCATACAACGCCGGCAATTGCTTCTATTCTCACAGGTCTGGAGCCTGAATCGCACGGCATCTTCACATCTGACGATGTTGGTAAGTCGAAGATAAAATCAATTCTGGAGCTTATGGAAGAAGAGGGAAAGCAAACGGGGGCAGTAATAGAGAGGGAGGGTGCAAAACCACTCATCGGAAAGCTCAGTTATGTATATGGTGTTAAAGACCGTGAGGGTATGGATATAATAGAGTACGATAAGATGGTAAAAGAGCACACGATATCTATATTGAGGAACGGGCAGTCTGTACAGATGGTATTCTCACATGTTCGCACAATTGACCGATTTGCACATCGGAGCTGGGATTTGCACCTCGCAGCCACTGTTACGGAGCGGAATGTCAATGAGATAGCAGATGCAGTAGCAGCAAGAGAAGGGCTATTACTCATCTGTGGCGACCACCAGGCGCATCTAAGGAACAGGGGTAGCAGAGGAGTGGGGAAGGTACCATTGATTGTAGCCGCGCCTCATGATATTAAGCCCGCTTCAACTTCAAATAAGAAGTAA
- a CDS encoding NAD(P)/FAD-dependent oxidoreductase gives MKKEEHDVVVVGAGPAGSMTALVAADKGLDVLLIDRNPEIGVPVRCAEGVSREIEKFIEIDPRWVCTEIKGFITYGPEGTKMVVSASNSDNVAGYVLDRRTFDKSLAQEAARAGAEVRVKNRAYGVLKSNGRVNGVYVNAAGEEVRISADVVVAADGVESRVGRWAGIDTRLRLEDVATCAQYLMCDIEANSDYCEQYFGWETAPGGYAWVFPKGEHRANVGIGIGGNISDEHHRAIDFLNAFVHDKFPNGQIIARIFGAVPLSGPVYRTVTNGLLMVGDAARHVNPFSGGGILEAIQGGLIAGDVIAKAVREKDCTARRLREYERRWWKEFGRVLYAGLRAKNYMLKLSPQNFNRFFRSLTGEIKLKEYTERALMKEIAKKNPKMLLSLLKMLF, from the coding sequence ATGAAGAAAGAAGAACATGATGTCGTTGTGGTGGGTGCAGGACCTGCGGGCAGCATGACCGCGTTAGTTGCTGCGGACAAAGGGTTGGATGTGCTTCTGATAGATCGCAATCCCGAGATAGGCGTACCAGTGAGATGCGCGGAAGGCGTAAGCCGTGAGATTGAGAAGTTCATCGAGATTGACCCCAGATGGGTTTGCACTGAGATAAAGGGGTTTATCACCTATGGACCTGAAGGCACGAAAATGGTTGTATCTGCAAGTAATAGTGATAATGTAGCAGGATATGTGCTTGACCGTCGAACTTTTGACAAGTCATTGGCACAGGAAGCAGCCCGGGCTGGTGCAGAGGTGAGAGTTAAGAATCGTGCTTATGGCGTTTTAAAATCCAATGGAAGAGTGAACGGAGTGTATGTGAACGCAGCAGGCGAAGAAGTACGCATCTCTGCGGATGTGGTTGTGGCTGCTGATGGTGTGGAATCACGTGTGGGCAGATGGGCGGGTATTGATACCAGGCTGCGATTAGAAGATGTTGCTACCTGTGCACAGTATCTTATGTGCGATATAGAAGCAAATAGCGATTACTGCGAGCAGTATTTCGGGTGGGAGACTGCTCCCGGGGGTTATGCATGGGTATTCCCGAAAGGAGAGCACCGTGCTAATGTTGGAATCGGGATAGGTGGTAATATCTCAGACGAGCATCATCGCGCAATTGATTTCCTGAATGCGTTCGTGCATGATAAGTTCCCGAACGGGCAGATAATAGCACGCATATTTGGTGCGGTACCACTCAGCGGACCTGTATACAGGACAGTAACAAATGGCTTGCTCATGGTCGGTGATGCAGCCAGGCATGTCAATCCCTTCTCAGGTGGCGGTATTCTGGAAGCTATACAGGGCGGGCTAATAGCGGGTGATGTAATAGCGAAAGCAGTACGAGAAAAGGACTGTACAGCACGAAGATTGCGTGAATATGAGAGGAGATGGTGGAAGGAGTTTGGAAGAGTACTGTATGCCGGCTTGAGAGCGAAGAATTATATGCTCAAGCTCAGTCCTCAGAACTTCAACAGGTTCTTCCGGTCCTTAACCGGTGAGATAAAATTAAAGGAGTACACAGAGCGGGCATTGATGAAGGAGATAGCGAAGAAGAACCCGAAGATGCTATTATCACTGCTAAAAATGCTCTTCTGA
- a CDS encoding DNA-binding protein, giving the protein MASEEELEEIRRRKYEQMLQAQAGAAAEEERKQELEEAKRNIIRQILTSEARERLNTIKMAKPEFAELLENQLIALAQSGRIKNMITDSQLKEILRQIMPKKREIRIRRI; this is encoded by the coding sequence ATGGCGAGTGAAGAAGAACTGGAGGAGATAAGAAGGAGGAAGTATGAACAGATGTTGCAGGCACAGGCAGGAGCAGCGGCAGAGGAAGAGAGGAAGCAGGAGTTAGAGGAAGCGAAGAGGAATATCATCAGGCAAATTCTCACTTCGGAAGCACGCGAGCGGTTGAACACAATAAAGATGGCAAAGCCGGAATTTGCTGAGCTCCTGGAGAATCAGCTGATTGCGCTGGCTCAGAGCGGGCGGATAAAAAACATGATAACCGATAGCCAATTGAAGGAGATTCTACGGCAGATAATGCCAAAGAAGCGTGAGATAAGAATAAGAAGAATATGA
- the coaBC gene encoding bifunctional phosphopantothenoylcysteine decarboxylase/phosphopantothenate--cysteine ligase CoaBC yields MADRGPHPTLHIKGEKSHSLLGKKIVLGVTGSIAAVRTVELARELIRHGADVYGVMSEAATEIIHPYTLHYATGHEVITRLMGKIEHVEFLGMQGSADLYVIAPCTANTLNKIATGVSDTTVTAFATTAFGSEIPIIVVPAMHETIYRSPVLVENIKKLKQLGVTVIEPKIEEGLAKIASTEEIILVVERMLSAGKLAGKRILITGGPTIEPIDSIRVLTNRSSGRTGIELAREAYRQGADVTLVHSKELNLRIIREIRVETAEEMIDACINELRKAKVKAVGGKEKEYDVLISAAAISDFTAELQEGKLPSGAEHHLVLVPTAKLIEEVRQEFPELVIVGFKAEVKVSEEELIEKARAKMKRYNLAMVVANDLANGGMGTAENEVYILRRDKNEMKHVKGAKTMIAVEILNELSGLL; encoded by the coding sequence ATGGCAGACCGAGGACCACATCCGACACTGCACATCAAGGGTGAGAAGAGCCATTCGCTACTGGGTAAGAAGATAGTACTTGGTGTTACGGGCTCCATCGCTGCTGTGAGGACCGTTGAACTCGCACGAGAATTGATAAGGCACGGAGCTGATGTATATGGCGTAATGAGTGAAGCCGCCACTGAGATTATCCATCCCTATACGCTTCATTACGCTACGGGGCATGAAGTAATAACGAGATTGATGGGTAAGATAGAGCATGTGGAGTTTTTAGGTATGCAGGGTTCTGCCGACCTGTATGTTATTGCGCCATGTACAGCAAATACGCTAAACAAGATTGCGACTGGCGTTTCTGATACAACAGTAACCGCATTTGCAACCACCGCATTCGGCTCAGAAATCCCTATTATCGTGGTTCCTGCAATGCATGAGACGATCTACCGGAGTCCAGTCCTGGTAGAGAATATCAAGAAGCTGAAACAACTGGGTGTGACAGTCATAGAGCCGAAGATAGAAGAAGGACTGGCGAAAATCGCATCCACTGAGGAGATTATCCTTGTGGTCGAGCGTATGCTATCTGCGGGTAAACTCGCAGGCAAACGCATCCTGATCACAGGAGGACCAACAATCGAGCCAATAGATTCTATTAGAGTATTGACGAACCGCAGTTCAGGACGAACGGGGATTGAACTCGCCAGGGAAGCATACAGGCAGGGTGCGGATGTCACGCTTGTGCACAGCAAGGAACTGAATCTGAGAATAATAAGAGAGATACGAGTGGAGACAGCGGAGGAGATGATAGATGCATGCATTAATGAGCTCCGGAAAGCTAAGGTTAAGGCTGTGGGCGGTAAAGAAAAGGAATATGATGTTCTCATCTCCGCTGCGGCTATCTCGGACTTCACAGCCGAGTTGCAAGAGGGAAAGCTCCCTTCTGGTGCTGAACACCACCTCGTGCTCGTGCCTACGGCGAAACTGATAGAAGAAGTGAGACAGGAATTCCCTGAGCTTGTTATTGTGGGCTTCAAAGCCGAGGTGAAAGTTAGCGAGGAGGAACTGATAGAGAAGGCGAGGGCGAAGATGAAGAGGTATAATCTCGCAATGGTGGTTGCAAACGACCTTGCGAACGGCGGTATGGGAACGGCTGAGAACGAGGTCTACATATTAAGAAGGGATAAGAATGAGATGAAGCATGTGAAGGGAGCGAAGACGATGATAGCAGTAGAGATACTCAATGAATTATCTGGCTTATTATAG
- a CDS encoding winged helix-turn-helix transcriptional regulator, with the protein MRRVIWWLIVGTKGGVNRARIIRALKERPYNANQLTELFGLDYKTVRHHLKVLQDNKVITSAGDRYGTVYFLSSDMEKEYEVFEEYLDKMWNKFKSERDMKESRR; encoded by the coding sequence ATGAGACGTGTAATCTGGTGGCTGATTGTTGGCACTAAAGGCGGTGTGAATCGTGCACGTATAATCAGGGCATTAAAGGAGAGACCATACAACGCCAATCAGTTAACAGAGTTATTTGGATTGGATTATAAAACAGTAAGGCATCATCTCAAGGTTCTTCAGGATAACAAGGTAATTACGTCTGCAGGTGATAGATATGGCACTGTGTATTTCCTATCATCGGACATGGAAAAAGAGTATGAAGTCTTCGAGGAATATTTGGATAAAATGTGGAATAAATTTAAAAGCGAAAGAGATATGAAGGAAAGTAGAAGGTGA
- a CDS encoding 30S ribosomal protein S19e: MTTVYDVPPDELVKRVAEKLKKNKLIHIPKWAMEVKTGAHKELPPQDREWWYVRCASVLRQIYINGPVGVSRLRTYYGGRVRRGTKKERFREASGKIIRVILSQLEQAGYVRKPEKGKKGRMISPRGRSFLDEIAHEIKIERGKGDGE; encoded by the coding sequence ATGACAACGGTGTATGATGTACCACCGGATGAGCTGGTGAAGAGAGTAGCGGAGAAGTTGAAGAAGAACAAGCTCATTCATATTCCAAAGTGGGCTATGGAGGTTAAAACAGGTGCCCATAAAGAATTACCACCCCAGGATCGAGAATGGTGGTATGTGAGGTGTGCATCTGTGCTGCGGCAGATATACATAAATGGACCGGTGGGGGTATCGAGGTTGCGTACGTATTACGGCGGTAGAGTGAGGCGAGGAACGAAGAAGGAGCGGTTCAGAGAAGCTTCCGGGAAAATAATAAGGGTGATATTATCGCAATTGGAGCAGGCGGGCTATGTCCGAAAGCCTGAGAAGGGTAAAAAAGGGCGGATGATATCGCCGCGAGGGCGTTCATTCCTCGATGAGATCGCACATGAGATAAAGATTGAAAGAGGTAAGGGAGATGGCGAGTGA
- a CDS encoding glutamate-5-semialdehyde dehydrogenase — protein sequence MEASEGGKIEEKAKRARNASFKLANVATEEKNKALLRIADSISANRERILAANAQDIKEAEVAVEEGKLSKPLLERLKLDDAKIEEMIKSVRDVAKLEDPVGKTLSAIELDNGLELFQVSCPIGVIGAVFESRPDVLVQISSLCLKTGNAVLLKGGSEARNSNATLFRVVADATATAGGGIPGGWIQLLETREDVREMLKLNEYIDLVVPRGSEQFVRYIQDNTSIMVLGHSEGICHVYVDRDADLDMALKICYDAKVQYPAVCNAMETLLVDSAIAHEFLPPMASRYDEAGVEIRGCPETQRILGDMDMGEKGIKPASDADWRTEYNDLIISIRVVNGVDEAIEHINRYGSGHTDAIVTSNDDTARKFLKFVDSSSVMHNASTRFSDGFRYGKGAEVGISTNKVHARGPVGLEGLVIYKYLLLGNGHVVAPYIGRGARQFTHRRLTKQIML from the coding sequence ATGGAAGCTTCAGAAGGAGGTAAGATAGAAGAGAAGGCGAAACGGGCAAGAAACGCCTCATTTAAATTGGCAAATGTAGCCACGGAAGAGAAGAATAAAGCACTGCTTAGAATTGCTGATTCTATCTCTGCTAATAGAGAGCGAATACTTGCTGCGAATGCACAGGACATAAAAGAAGCAGAAGTGGCGGTGGAGGAAGGAAAGCTCTCAAAACCGCTACTCGAACGTTTAAAGCTGGACGATGCAAAGATAGAGGAGATGATAAAGAGTGTAAGGGATGTAGCGAAACTGGAGGACCCGGTAGGGAAGACATTATCGGCGATCGAGCTTGATAATGGTCTGGAACTCTTCCAGGTGTCATGTCCTATCGGCGTAATTGGTGCGGTATTCGAGTCGAGACCGGATGTTCTGGTTCAAATCTCGTCCCTGTGCTTAAAAACCGGTAACGCGGTATTACTGAAAGGGGGATCTGAAGCGCGCAATTCAAATGCCACGCTGTTTCGTGTGGTTGCAGATGCAACAGCAACGGCAGGGGGTGGGATACCCGGTGGATGGATTCAACTGCTGGAGACGCGCGAGGATGTACGTGAGATGTTGAAGCTGAATGAGTATATAGATCTCGTGGTACCCCGCGGGAGTGAGCAATTTGTGAGATATATACAGGATAATACCAGCATCATGGTACTCGGTCATTCAGAGGGTATATGCCATGTTTATGTGGACCGCGATGCAGACCTGGATATGGCATTGAAGATATGCTATGATGCCAAAGTTCAATATCCAGCGGTGTGTAACGCGATGGAGACACTGCTTGTTGACTCAGCAATTGCACATGAATTCCTCCCGCCGATGGCATCGCGGTATGATGAAGCGGGCGTGGAGATAAGGGGTTGTCCAGAGACGCAGCGGATCCTTGGCGATATGGATATGGGAGAAAAAGGGATAAAGCCTGCATCTGATGCGGATTGGCGTACTGAATATAACGATCTGATCATCTCAATCAGGGTGGTTAACGGTGTTGATGAAGCAATTGAGCACATAAACCGATATGGCTCGGGGCATACAGATGCAATAGTGACCTCAAATGATGATACAGCACGTAAGTTTCTCAAATTTGTTGATTCCTCCTCTGTGATGCATAATGCATCTACACGCTTCAGTGACGGATTCAGATATGGCAAGGGAGCTGAAGTGGGAATAAGCACGAATAAAGTACATGCTCGCGGTCCCGTTGGGCTGGAAGGGCTGGTCATCTACAAATATCTGCTACTTGGCAACGGGCATGTGGTAGCACCTTATATAGGGAGGGGTGCAAGGCAATTCACACACCGGAGGCTCACGAAACAGATTATGTTATGA